Part of the Janibacter endophyticus genome is shown below.
GTGCACCACGACCCTGACGCCCTGAGCCTCGACGACCCCACGACCGACCCTCGCGAGGTCGCCCGCGCGGCCGCGGCAGTGATCGCCGAGCGGACCGGCGTCGAGCGCCACGACGTCGCACTCGTCCTTGGCTCCGGCTGGGGCGAGGCCGGCGACCTCGTCGGCGAGACGCTGACGACCATCGACAACGAGGACGTCCCGGGCTTCGCCAAGGCAGCGGTCGTCGGGCACTCGGGGACGATGCGCTCGGTGGCGATCGGCGACACCGACCGGCGGGCCCTCGTCTACGGGACCCGGACGCACTTCTACGAGGGCCGGGGCGTGCGCGCCGTCGTCCACGCGATCCGCACCGCGGCGGCGGCCGGCTGCTCCACCATCGTCCTCACCAACGGCTGCGGCGGGCTGCGCCCCGAGTGGGCGCCGGGCACCCCGGTGCTCATCAGCGACCACATCAACCTCACGGCGACCTCGCCGCTCGAGGGGGCGACCTTCGTCGACCTCACCGACCTGTACTCGATCCGGCTGCGCGCGCTCGCCCGGGAGGTCGACCCGAGCCTGGACGAAGGGGTGTACGTCCAGTTCCGCGGTCCCCACTACGAGACCCCGGCGGAGGTCCGCATGGCCGGGATCCTCGGCGGCGACCTCGTCGGCATGTCCACGACGCTCGAGGCGATCGCTGCCCGCGAGGCCGGCCTCGAGGTCCTCGGCATCTCGCTCGTGACCAACGCCGCAGCGGGCGTCAGCGACGCTCCCCTGTCCCACGACGAGGTCGTCGAGGCCGGCCGAGACGCCGCCGCCCGCTGCGGCCGACTGCTCGCCGACATCGTCGGCCGCCTCTGCGGAGCGTGACGATGAGCTACACCGGACGGCACGGCGGCGAGGCACCCGCCGCGGACCACACCGACCTGATCCTCGCCGCGCGGGAGTGGGCGCAGGACGACCCCGACCCGCAGACCCGGGACGAGCTGCTCGCCCTCGTCGAGCGGGTCGAAGGGGGCGGAGGCGGGGCCGAGGAGGCCGCGACCGAGCTGACCGACCGCTTCGCCGGGATGCTCGAGTTCGGGACCGCCGGGCTGCGTGGCGCCATCGGCGCCGGCCCGAACCGGATGAACCGCTCGGTCGTCATCCGGGCGGCCGCCGGGCTCACCGCCAACATCGCCCACCACCTCGACGAGGTGAGGGCGAAGGGAGGCGACGGCACCCCCTTCGCCCCGAACGACGCGCCGGTCGTCGTCGTCGGGTACGACGCCCGGCACCGATCCGACGAGTTCGCGCGGGACACCGCGGCGGTCGTGACGGCCGCCGGCGGGCGGGCGATGGTGCTGCCGCGGGTGCTGCCCACCCCGGTGCTCGCCTTCGCGACGCCGTGGTGCGGCGCGGACGCGGGTGTCATGGTCACCGCGAGCCACAACCCGTCGCAGGACAACGGCTACAAGGTCTACCTCGAGGACGGCAGCCAGATCGTCCCGCCCGTGGACGGCGAGATCGCCGCCCGGATCGCCGGGATCCGCAGCACCTCCGAGGTCCCGCTGGCCGACGACGGCTGGGTGACCCTCGGCGAGGAGGTCATCGACGCCTACCTCGCCGCGATCGCCTCCCTGGTCTCCCCCGACTCGCCCCGCGACGTCCGCATCGTCCACACCGCGCTGCACGGCGTCGGCACCGACACCGTCGTCGCCGCGCTGACGCTCACCGGCTTCCCCGAGCCCGAGCTCGTCGAGGAGCAGGCCGAGCCAGACCCGGACTTCCCGACCGTCGCCTTCCCCAACCCGGAGGAGGACGGCGCGCTCGATCTCGCGCTCGAGGCCGCGCGGGCGAGCGGCGCCGACGTGCTCATCGCCAACGACCCCGACGCCGACCGCTGCGCCGTCGCCGTGCCCGACGCGACGACCGAGGGCGGCTGGCGGCTGCTCCGCGGCGACGAGCTCGGCGTGCTGCTCGGCAGCCACCTCATCATGCGCGGGGTCCCCGAGGGCCACGCCTTCGCGTGCTCGATCGTCAGCTCGCGGCTGCTCTCCCGGATGGCTGCGGACGCGGGGATCCGGCACGAGGAGACCCTCACCGGGTTCAAGTGGATCAGCAAGGTCGACCGCCTCGCGTACGGCTACGAGGAGGCGCTCGGCTACTGCGTCGCGCCGCAGTGGGTCAAGGACAAGGACGGCGTGAGCGCCGCCCTGCTCGTCGCCGAGCACGTCGCGATCCTCAAGTCCCACGGGCGATCCCTGCTCGACGTGCTCGACGACCTGCACCGCGCCTACGGCGTGCACGCCACCGACTCCTTCTCCGTGCGCGTCCCGCGCATCGAGGAGGTCGCGCCGGTGATGCGCCGCCTGCGGGAGACCCCTCCGACGTCGATCGCGGGCGTGCCCGTCGCACGCTTCGACGACCTGGCCGCCGGTGACGGCGGGCTGCCACCCACCGACGGCCTGCGTTGGTACCTCGAGGACGGGTCGCGCGTCATCGTCCGTCCCTCCGGGACGGAGCCGAAGCTCAAGGTCTACCTCGAGGCGGTCGAGATGCCCGAGCCCCGCGACGGTGGCGACGGCCTCGCCCACGCCAGGTGGGTCGCCGGCGAGCGTCTCGCCGCGCTGCGCAAGGACCTCACGGCCCTCACCGCGCTGTGAGCGGGCGAGCTCACCCCGGGGGCCGGCACGATGAGCCGGCCCGGACCGGGCGGGTCGTCATCCTCGCGGGCCCCTCTGGTAGCGGCAAGTCGCGCCTCGCCGAGCGGCTCAGCCAGCACTGCGGCTGGCCGATCATGCGGCTCGACGACTTCTACCACCCCTTCGACCACCCCGGGCTGCCGCGGAGCGAGGCGCTGGGCATCGTCGACTGGGACGACCCGCGGTCGTGGGACGGCGCGGCGGCGATAGCTGCGCTCACCGATCTGCTCGTGACGGGGGGCTGCGAGGCACCGGTCTACGACATCTCGACCTCGAGCGTCGTCGGCCGCCGCGAGCTCTCGTGCGGCGAGGACGATCTCGTCCTCGCGGAGGGGATCTTCGCAGCCGAGATCATCGCGGACCTGCGGGAGCGCGGGCTGCTCCACTCGGCATGGTGCGTGCGCCACCGGTCGATCGTGACCTTCGTGCTGCGCCTGGTCCGCGACCTCTCGGAGCGCCGCAAGCCCCCGCTGACGCTGATCCGCCGTGGGCTCGTGCTCCTGCGCGCGGAGCCCGGGATCGTCGCCGCTCACGTGGCGAAGGGTGCCCGCGCAGGGAGCCCCCGGACGGTCGAGCGGGCCCTCTCCTCGGTGGCGTCGCAGCCGGCCGGGAGGGCCGTACGCTAGGGAGCCATGAAGGCCTTCACCCCGGGGAGCACCCTTACCGTCCAGGACGTCGCCGACCTCGTCGACCACGCGCTCCTCAAGCCCGAGCTCACCCCTTCGGAGGTCGCAGAGGTGACGAAGGCCCTTGCGGCGCAGCGGATCTGGAGCGTGTGCGTGCGCCCGAGCGACGTCGCGCTGGCCCGGGAGACGATCGCCGCCGTCGAGGGATCGCCGACGCGGGTGTGCACGGTCATCGGGTTCCCCCACGGGACGACGTCGACGGCCGCCAAGGTCGCCGAGGCGCGGCAGGCTCTCGCCGACGGGGCGACCGAGCTCGACATGGTGCTCAACATCGGACGGCTGCGAGGCGGCGACGTCGCGGCGGTCCGCGACGACATCGCGGCGGTCGTCGAGGTCGGTCACGAGGCCGGGGTCATCGTCAAGGTGATCTTCGAGACCGCGCTGCTCGACGAGCAGCAGAAGATCGACGCCTGCCGGGCCAGCGTCGACGCGGGTGCGGACTTCACGAAGACCTCGACCGGCTTCGCCGGCGGCGGCGCGACCCTGCCCGACGTGCGGCTCATGCGTGCCCACACGCCGGAGTCGATGGAGGTCAAGGCCTCCGGCGGGGTCCGCGACATCCCGACGCTCCTGGCGATGCTCGCCGAGGGGGTCACGCGGATCGGCACGTCGAGCACGCAGAGCCTCCTCGCCGAGGCGGCCACGGCGGTCGACGCGGGCACGCTCGTCGTCCCCGAGCCCGGCCAGGACGCCGCCATCCCCGCCCCCACCGGCTACTAGATCCAAATTCCCCTAGGTTTCTGACATCCGCCCGCGAACGTTCGCGGGCATATTGTCAGGTTGCTGAGCGGATCAGGCCAGCACGTCGCGGATCTTCGCCGCGACAGCCCCCTCCTCGAAGAGCTCTCGCCAGATGACCCGGACGATCCGGTACCCCTTGGCCCGCAGCGCGTCCTCGCGGATCTTCTCAGCGACGAGGTCCTCGACGTTGGCGTACTTCTCGAAGCCGTCGAACTCGACGATCAGCCTCAGCTTCTCGCTGAGGAAGTCCACGAAGTACGTACCCGCGCGGGTCCGGATCTCAACCTGCGGCTCGAAGGCCATTCCCGTCCCGCGCAGCACCCCCGCAGTGACGGTCTCACCCGGCGTCTCGTGCCGTCCGTCCGCACGGCGCAGCATCGCCCGGATCCCCCCGATGCCGGCGTGCCCCTTCGCCCGTTCGGCGGCCGCGTGGAGCTCCTCGATGCTGCACAGCTCGCGCCGCAGCGCCGCGTCCGCGGCGACGAGCCCTGTCATCGGACCATGGAGCGCCCCTGACTGCACGCATGCGTCCGCCACGCTGACGGTCGGGATGGGTTTCGCCCATCCCTCCATGGCCGCCTTCGTCCGGCGCGAGCGTCCCGCACGCACGACGACCCCCGGGCGCCGGCGACCGTGCGAGCCGTCGCTCCGCTCGAGGAAGACCTGGCGCAGGTCGACCTGGTGCACGGGCAGGCCGTGCAGGACGAGAGCCGAGTGGTGCGACGCGACGCAGCGGCCGTCCATGAGCTGCACCGCGGCGAGCGCCGAGAGCCTGTGGCGATGCTCGTCGTCCTCGATACCGACCGCGGTGTACCAGCCGTGATGGAGCCGGGTGAGCCGTCTACGCGCGGTGAGCGTGTGCAGGGTGCGGTTGCTGATGCCGTCAGCCACGGCCTGAGAGGTGCTGAAGACAGCGATCCCGGCAAGGCTGGTGAGGTCCACGTTGCGCATGGCAGAAGACTGGCCGGTCGGCCCAGTCGCCCGTCGTGGTTATCCACACCCCTTGATCCACTACAGAAATTGACTATCCGCCCGCGAACATTCGCGAGCGGATGCCAGAAGCCTAGGGGAATTCGGATCTCAGCGGCGGGCGCCGGCGGCGGCGTAGGCGGGCTTGATCGTCTCCTCGATGAGGGCGAGCCGCTCGTCGAAGGGGAGGAAGGCCGACTTCATCGCGTTGGTCGTCACCCAGCGCAGGTCGTCGATGGTCCAGCCGGCCTGCTCGACGAGCGCGCTCATCTCCTGGGTCATCGACGTGCCGGACATCAGCCGGTTGTCGGTGTTGACCGTGACCCGGTAGCGCAGCCGCGCGAGCGCGGTGATCGGGTGGGCGGCGATCGACGGCGCCGCCCCGGTCTGGACGTTGCTGTGCGGGCACATCTCGAGGGGGACCCGGGTGTCGCGCACGTAGGCGGCCAGCCGCCCGAGGCGAAGGGAGGTCGGGTCCGACAGCGCTGCGAGGTTGGCCCCCGCCGGGTCGTCGGTGACCGTCCCGTCGCCGAAGCCGATGTCGTCGACGATCCGCACACCATGACCGAGCCGGTCGGCGCCGCACACCTGCAGCGCCTCCCAGATCGACGGCAGCCCGAAGGCCTCGCCCGCGTGGATCGTGAAGTGCGCGTTCTCCGCCTTGAGGTACTCGAAGGCCGCCATGTGCCGGCTCGGCGGGAAGCCCGCCTCGGCCCCGGCGATGTCGAAGCCCGCGACCCCGGCGTCGCGGTAGCGCACCGCGAGCTCGGCGATCTCCCGCGAGCGCGCGGCGTGCCGCATCGCCGTGAGCAGCGCCCGCACGACGATCGGCTGTCCCGCGTCGGCAGCCATCCGCTCGCCGTCGCGGAAACCCGCGTTGACCGCCTCGACGACCTCGTCGAGCGCCATCCCGCGCTCGAGGTGCTGCTCCGGCGCGTACCGCGACTCGGCATAGACGACGCCGTCGGCCGCCAGGTCGAGGACGCACTCCTTGGCCACCCGGTAGAGGTGGTCGGGGGTCTGCATCACGGCGACCGTGTGGGCGAAGGTCTCGAGGTAGCGCACGAGCGACCCCGAGTCGGCGCTGTCACGGAACCACGCCGCCAGCTCCTCGACGCTCCCGTTGACGGGCAGCTCGTGGCCGATCTCGTCGGCGAGCTCGAGGACGGTCTCCGGACGGACGCCGCCGTCGAGGTGGTCGTGCAGCAGCGCCTTGGGCAGGCCGGCGATGATCTCGCGGGTCAGGGTCACGACGCGTCCTCGCGGTTCACGGTCTCCGGGTCGAAGGCCGGCGCGCAGATCGCGACGTACTCCGCGCCGTCCGGGCCGACGGAGTAGCGCACCCGCTGCCCGGCCCGGGTCCGCACGGACTGCCCGGCCGTCACCTCGACCCGCCCGTCGTCGTGCTCGACGACGACGCTCCCGGAGATCACCAGCGTCACCTCGTCGAAGGCCGGCGTCTGCGCCGGCTCGTCCCACCCCGGCGGGGCCTTCATGTGCGCGATCGACATCGCCGTGTCACCGGTGGCGACCCTGCCGACGTGCTCGGCGATGACCTTGCCGCCCGGCACGTCGACGATCGCCGGGTGGTCGTTGACGGTGACCGGCGAAGGGGTGCGGCCCGGGTCGGTCATCGGTCGGCCTCCTCGGCGGTGATCCGGTCGAGGACGACGGAGCGAGATCCGGCCTGCTCGGCCTCCCCGATCTGCCAGCCCCCGGCCAGCGCTTCCCGGGCTCGCGCGAAGCGCTCCGGGGTGTCGGTGTGCAGGGTCATCAGCGGCTGGCCGGCGCTCACGCGGTCACCGGGCTTGGCGTGCAGCTCGACACCGGCCGCGGCCTGCACCGGGTCCTCCTTGCGGGCCCGGCCGGCGCCGAGGCGCCAGGCCGCGACCCCCACGGCGTAGGCGTCGAGCGCGGTGAGCACCCCGTCGGTGTCGGCGAGGACCGTCTCGGTCTCGCGCGCGGTCGGCAGCGGGGCATCGGGGTCGCCACCCTGCGCAGCGATCATCCGGCGCCACACGTCCATCGCCCGGCCGTCCACGAGGGCCGCGCGGACCTCCCCCTCGTCCTGCGCCCGACCGGCGCCCGCGAGCATCTCGACGGCCAGGGCCACGGTGAGGTCGACGACGTCCTGCGGCCCGCCGCCGGCGAGCACCTCGACGGACTCGCGGACCTCGAGCCCGTTGCCGGCGGTGAGCCCGAGCGGGGTCGCCATGTCGGTGAGCAGCGCGACGGTGCGCACGCCCGCGTCGGTGCCGAGCGCGACCATCGTCTCGGCGAGCTCGCGGGCGTCGGCCTCGGTCTTCATGAAGGCCCCGCTGCCGACCTTGACGTCGAGGACGAGCGCGCCGGTGCCCTCGGCGATCTTCTTGCTCATGATCGAGCTGGCGATGAGCGGGATCGCCTCGACGGTGCCGGTGACGTCGCGCAGGGCGTAGAGCTTCTTGTCCGCGGGAGCCAGGCCGGACCCGGCCGCGCAGATCACCGCGCCGACCTCGTCGAGCTGGCGCAGCATCGCCTCGCTGGTCAGGTCGGCCCGCCAGCCGGGGATCGCCTCGAGCTTGTCGAGCGTGCCACCCGTGTGGCCGAGGCCGCGCCCGGAGAGCTGGGGCACGGCGACGTCGAAGACCGCGACGAGCGGGGCGAGCGGCAGCGTGATCTTGTCGCCGACGCCGCCGGTGGAGTGCTTGTCGGCCGTCGGGCGGGAGAGCGAGCAGAAGTCCATCCGCTCCCCCGACGCGATCATCGCGGCGGTCCATCGGCTGATCTCGGCGCGGTCCATGCCGTTGAGCAGGATCGCCATGGCCAGCGCGGACATCTGCTCGTCGGCCACCGCCCCGCGCGTGTACGCGTCGATGACCCAGTCGATCTGCTCGTCGGTGAGGGTCTGGCGGTCACGCTTGGCGCGGATGATGTCGACGGCGTCGTGCTGCTCGCTCATGCTCGTGCTCCTTCGAGGTCGTCGGGGCCGAACGCCTGCGGCAGCACGTCGGCCATGCTCAGGACGCCGGCCGGCGTCTCGATGAGGCAGGCGTCGCCGCCGTGCTCGTGGATGAGCTGTCGGCACCGGCCGCAGGGCATGATCGTGGCGCCGTGTGCGTCGACGCAGGACACCGCGACGAGCCGTCCCCCGCCGGTGAGCGCGAGCTGGCTGACCATGCCGCACTCGGCGCACAGCCCGATGCCGTAGCTCGCGTTCTCGACGTTGCAGCCGGTGACCACCCGCCCGTCGTCGACGAGCCCGGCGACACCGACCGCGTACCCCGAGTAGGGCGCGTACGCCCGGCGCATCGCCTCGGTCGCGGCCACCCGCAGGGCGGCCCAGTCGACCGGCACGGACTCGGGCGAAGGGGTGATGGCTGGGTCCACCTAGTGGCCCTCGCCCTTGCGGTAGACCTTGCCGTCGGCCGCCGGCATCCGCAGCCGTTGGCTGGCGAAGGCGAGGACGAGCAGGGTGGTGAGGTGCGGGGCGAACTTCGTGAAGTCGTCCGGGATGGTGTCGAAGAGGACCCAGCCGAGGAAGACGACGACGGCGATGCCGATCGTGATGCTGCCGGCCACGGTGCGCTTCGAGCGCAGCACCTGCCAGAGCCCGAAGGCCAGCAGGAGGATCGCGATGGCGAGCAGCAGCGCGTGCAGGGCGGTGCCGCCGCCACGGAGCTGGAGCGCGTCCATGAAGCCGAAGAGCCCGGAGCCGGCGAGCAGCCCGCCGGGCCGCCAGTTGCCGAAGATCATCGCGGCGAGGCCGATGTAGCCACGGCCACCGGTCTGCCCCTCTCGGAAGTGGTTCGAGGCAACCATCGCGAGGAAGCCACCACCGAGGCCGGCGAGCCCGCCGGAGATGATCACGGCGATGAACTTGTAGAGGTAGACGTTGACGCCGAGGGACTCGGCGGCGGCAGGCGACTCGCCGCACGAGCGCAGCCGCAGGCCGAAGGGGGTCCGCCACAGGATCCAGTAGCTGGCGACGAAGAGGCCGATGCCGACGATCGTCAGGATGGAGACGCCGACGGTCAGGGCGCGCAGCAGCGCGCCGACCTCGGAGACGAAGAAGATGTCGGACTGCTCGACGGACTCGAAGGCACCTGCGACCGGGTTGTCCGGGACGCGCCACAGGCCGGGCAACGGCGGCGACTGGGTCGACCCGCCGCCCTCGAGCTCGGAGAAGAAGCGGGTCGCGAGGAAGGCCGCGGCGCCGAGGGCGATGATGTTGAGCGCCACGCCGGAGACGATGTGGTCGACGCCGAAGGTCACCGTGGCGATCGCGTGGATGATGCCGCCGACGACACCGCCGAGGATCGCGCCGACCAGACCCATCCAGGGCCCGCCGTGGATGGCGCCGAAGGCGGCGCCCCAGGTGCCGAGGATCATCATGCCCTCGAGACCGATGTTGACGATGCCGGCCCGCTCGGACCAGAGGCCGCCGAGACCGGCGAGCGCGATGGGCATGGCCCAGGCGAGCGCGGCGCCGAGCGTGCCGGAGGAGCTCACCTCGCCGACGCCGGTGACGACGCGGACGATCGCGAGGACGAGGAGGACGCCCGCGACGACGGCCGCGGAGGTCCACCAGGGCAGACGGGAGCGCCTGGGTGCCTCGGCGGGCGCCTCGGGGGATGCCGCAGCGCCGACCCTCAGACCTGTGTCGCTCATGCCGACACCCCTTCCTTGACCGGGCTGGCTTCTCGAAGGGTCTTGGCCACGTGGGTCTGCTCCATGCGCTGGTCGACACGCCGGATCACCTCGTAGGCGATGACGACGGCGAAGAGGATGACACCTTGGATGATGAAGACGAGCTGCGGTGCGACACCGGCCTGCAGCTGGAGGGCGTCAGAGGTCCGGTCGAGGTAGGCCCAGAGCAGCGCCGCGAAGGCGATGCCGACGGGGTGGTTGCGGCCGAGCAGGGCGATCCCGATGCCGATGAAGCCGATGCCACCCTGGAAGTTCAGCCCGTAGGAGTGGTCGGCGCCGAAGAACGCCGGCATGCCGATGAGGCCGGCGACGGCACCGGAGGCGATCATCGCCCCGATGACCATGCGCGGGACCTTGACGCCGCTGGCCACGGCCGCGGTCTCGGACTGTCCGGTCGCCCGCAGGTCGAAGCCGAAGCGGGTGCGGTTGAGGATGAACCAGTAGGCCAGGCCGACGACGATCGCGAGCAGGGCCAGGGTGTAGACCCGGTTGGCCGCCCCCGGGATGATCTGGAGGCCCTCGAGCTGGGAGCTCAGCGGGATCTCCGTGGTGCTGATCGTGTTGCCCCCCTCGGCGCGGGAGCCGACTTGCCGCAGGCCCCAGCCGACGAGACCGGCGGAGATCGCGTTGAGCATGATCGTCGAGATGACCTCGGAGACACCGCGCTTGACCTTGAGCCACGCGGCGATGCCGGCCCAGATGCCGCCGGCGAGCATGGCGACGAGGAGGGCGACGAGGATGTTCAGCGGCCCTGGCAGCCAGCCGTTCCCGGCGAAGACCGCCGCGGCGAAGGTCGCGATGCGGTACTGGCCGTCGACACCGATGTTGAAGAGGTTCATCTTGAAGCCGATGGCCACGGCGATCGCCGAGAGGTAGTAGACGGCACCGTTGTTGACGATGTTGACCACGGCACGGGCCCGCGGCGGCGTGAGCAGGGTCTCCCACACCTTGCCGACCGGGTCGCCGACGGCGAGCAGGATGAGCGAGGTGACGACGAAGGCGACGACGAGCGCCAGCACCGGAGCGGCCAGCGTCAGCAGGAGGCTGCGCGGGTTGAAGCGGCTCATGCCTGGGTTCCTTCGCTGTGGTCGTTCCGCCCGGGGAGAGGCTCGGGGCCGGCCTCGGCGTCCGCGCCGGTCATCGCGCTGCCGAGCTGCTGGCTCGTCACCTCGTCCGGGTCGAACTCGCCGGTGATCCGCCCGCGGAGGATGACCTTGATCGTGTCGGAGAGCCCGATGAGCTCCTCGAGGTCGGCGCTGATGAGCAGCACGGCGAGGCCCTCGCGCCGGGCCTCACGCATGAGGTCCCAGATGGCGGCCTGCGCGCCGACGTCCACGCCTCGGGTCGGGTGCGCCGCGATGAGCACCTTGGGGGCGTGGCTCATCTCGCGCCCGACGATGAGCTTCTGCTGGTTGCCGCCGGAGAGGGACCCGGCGGTGACGTAGATGCTCGGGGTCCGCACGTCGTACTGCTCGACGATGCGCTCGGTGTCCTTGCGGGCGCCGGCGCCGTCGATGAGCTGCCCCTTGACGTTGGGCTTCTCGGTCTGGTGACCGAGCATCCGGTTCTCCCACAGCGGGGCGTCGAGGAGCAGGCCGTGGCGCTGCCGGTCCTCGGGGATGTACCCGACGCCCGCCTCGCGGATCTGGCGGACCCCCCAGTCGGAGATGTCGGTGTCCTCGAGCCAGACGGTGCCTGAGCTGGGCTCACGCATGCCCATGATGACCTCGACGAGCTCGGCCTGGCCGTTGCCCTCGACGCCCGCGATGCCGAGGACCTCACCCGCGTGGATCGTCAGCGAGACATCGCTCAGCAGGTCGCGTCCGGCGCCGGCCGCGCCGGCGAGTTTGACCCCCTCGACCCGCAGGACGGGTCGGTCGGTGACAGTGGACTCCTCGGTCTGGGGGGTCGGGAGCTCGGAGCCGACCATGAGCTCGGCGAGCTGACGGGCGTTGACGTCCTGCGGGAGCACCGTGTCGACGGTCGTGCCCCGGCGGATCACCGTGACGGCATCGGCGACGGAGAGCACCTCGTCGAGCTTGTGCGAGATGAAGAGGACGGTCAGGCCCTCGGCCTTGAGCTCGCGCAGGTTGTCGAAGAGCTCGTCGACCTCCTGCGGCACGAGGACGGCCGTCGGCTCGTCGAGGATGATGATCTTGGCGCCGCGGTAGAGGACCTTGAGGATCTCGACCCGCTGGCGGGCGCCGACGCCGAGCTCGCCGACGAGCGAGTCCGGGTCGATGTCGAGGCCGTAGGCCGAGGAGATCCGGCGGATCTCCTCGCGCGCCTTGCCCCCGATGCCGTGCAGCCCCTCGGCGCCCAGGACGACGTTCTCGAGCACGGTGAGGTTGTCCGCGAGCATGAAGTGCTGGAAGACCATGCCGACGCCGTGCTTGATGGCATCGCTGGGGGTCTTGAGGTCGACCCGCTCCCCGTTGATCTCGATCGTGCCCTCGTCGGGGCGCTGGACCCCGTAGAGGATCTTCATCAGCGTCGACTTGCCCGCGCCGTTCTCGCCGACGATGGCGTGCACGGTGCCGCGGGCGACCTCGAAGGTCACGTCGTGGTTGGCGATGACGCCGGGGAATCGCTTGGTGATGCCCTCGAGGCGCACGGCGGTCGCGCCCGGGTGGGCTGCCGTGCCGGCCTGCTGCGTGGCTGCGGTGCTGATGGCGGTCTCCTCGTCATCGAGGCTGCGGGCGGGACGGGTCGTCAGGGACGACCCGGGGGCTCAGGGTATCTCCCTGGACGACCGGGAGCCCGGCCGACGCGCATCGCGTGACCGGGCCCCAGGCGTCCTGCGAGATCAGCTGGACGGGACGGTGATCTTACCGTCGATGATCTGCTGCTTGTACTCGTCGAGCTTGGTCTTGATGTCGTCGACCTTGCCGCCGGTGGTCGCGTAGTCGACGCCGCCGGACTTGAGGTCGAAGGACTGCACGCCGCTCAGCGGCTCGCCGTCGACCGAGGCCTTGGCCATGTCGAAGATCGCGACGTCGACGTTCTTGACCATGGAGGTGAGGATGACGTCACGGACGTCCTCCTCGGCGGTGAGCGCCTGGTCGGAGTCGACACCGATCGCGAGCTTCTTCGCGGCCTTGGCCGCCTGGAAGACACCGGAGCCCGAGCCACCAGCGGCGTGGTAGACCACGTCGGCACCCTGGTCGTACATGCCCTCGGCCGCGGTCTTGCCCTTGGCCGGGTCGGCGAAGCCGGAGCCGTTGTCGGCGAGGTACTTGACCTCGACGGTGGCGTCAGGGTTGACCTCCTTGGCGCCGGCCTCGAAGCCCTTCTCGAACTTGTTGATGAGCGGGGTGTCCATGCCACCGACGAAGCCGAGCTTGCCGCTCTTGGACTTCAGGGCCGCGGCCGCACCGACGAGGAAGGAGCCCTCCTCCTCGGCGAAGACGAGCTGGGCGATGTTGTCGCCCTCGGAGGCCGGCGACGCGTCGTCGACGACACCGAAGTTCACGTCCGGGTTGGCCTTGGCGGCGTTGCCGACCGCGGTCGCGTAG
Proteins encoded:
- a CDS encoding adenosine deaminase, coding for MTREIIAGLPKALLHDHLDGGVRPETVLELADEIGHELPVNGSVEELAAWFRDSADSGSLVRYLETFAHTVAVMQTPDHLYRVAKECVLDLAADGVVYAESRYAPEQHLERGMALDEVVEAVNAGFRDGERMAADAGQPIVVRALLTAMRHAARSREIAELAVRYRDAGVAGFDIAGAEAGFPPSRHMAAFEYLKAENAHFTIHAGEAFGLPSIWEALQVCGADRLGHGVRIVDDIGFGDGTVTDDPAGANLAALSDPTSLRLGRLAAYVRDTRVPLEMCPHSNVQTGAAPSIAAHPITALARLRYRVTVNTDNRLMSGTSMTQEMSALVEQAGWTIDDLRWVTTNAMKSAFLPFDERLALIEETIKPAYAAAGARR
- a CDS encoding DUF559 domain-containing protein; protein product: MRNVDLTSLAGIAVFSTSQAVADGISNRTLHTLTARRRLTRLHHGWYTAVGIEDDEHRHRLSALAAVQLMDGRCVASHHSALVLHGLPVHQVDLRQVFLERSDGSHGRRRPGVVVRAGRSRRTKAAMEGWAKPIPTVSVADACVQSGALHGPMTGLVAADAALRRELCSIEELHAAAERAKGHAGIGGIRAMLRRADGRHETPGETVTAGVLRGTGMAFEPQVEIRTRAGTYFVDFLSEKLRLIVEFDGFEKYANVEDLVAEKIREDALRAKGYRIVRVIWRELFEEGAVAAKIRDVLA
- a CDS encoding purine-nucleoside phosphorylase, with product MHHDPDALSLDDPTTDPREVARAAAAVIAERTGVERHDVALVLGSGWGEAGDLVGETLTTIDNEDVPGFAKAAVVGHSGTMRSVAIGDTDRRALVYGTRTHFYEGRGVRAVVHAIRTAAAAGCSTIVLTNGCGGLRPEWAPGTPVLISDHINLTATSPLEGATFVDLTDLYSIRLRALAREVDPSLDEGVYVQFRGPHYETPAEVRMAGILGGDLVGMSTTLEAIAAREAGLEVLGISLVTNAAAGVSDAPLSHDEVVEAGRDAAARCGRLLADIVGRLCGA
- a CDS encoding uridine kinase family protein, whose product is MSGRAHPGGRHDEPARTGRVVILAGPSGSGKSRLAERLSQHCGWPIMRLDDFYHPFDHPGLPRSEALGIVDWDDPRSWDGAAAIAALTDLLVTGGCEAPVYDISTSSVVGRRELSCGEDDLVLAEGIFAAEIIADLRERGLLHSAWCVRHRSIVTFVLRLVRDLSERRKPPLTLIRRGLVLLRAEPGIVAAHVAKGARAGSPRTVERALSSVASQPAGRAVR
- a CDS encoding phospho-sugar mutase — encoded protein: MSYTGRHGGEAPAADHTDLILAAREWAQDDPDPQTRDELLALVERVEGGGGGAEEAATELTDRFAGMLEFGTAGLRGAIGAGPNRMNRSVVIRAAAGLTANIAHHLDEVRAKGGDGTPFAPNDAPVVVVGYDARHRSDEFARDTAAVVTAAGGRAMVLPRVLPTPVLAFATPWCGADAGVMVTASHNPSQDNGYKVYLEDGSQIVPPVDGEIAARIAGIRSTSEVPLADDGWVTLGEEVIDAYLAAIASLVSPDSPRDVRIVHTALHGVGTDTVVAALTLTGFPEPELVEEQAEPDPDFPTVAFPNPEEDGALDLALEAARASGADVLIANDPDADRCAVAVPDATTEGGWRLLRGDELGVLLGSHLIMRGVPEGHAFACSIVSSRLLSRMAADAGIRHEETLTGFKWISKVDRLAYGYEEALGYCVAPQWVKDKDGVSAALLVAEHVAILKSHGRSLLDVLDDLHRAYGVHATDSFSVRVPRIEEVAPVMRRLRETPPTSIAGVPVARFDDLAAGDGGLPPTDGLRWYLEDGSRVIVRPSGTEPKLKVYLEAVEMPEPRDGGDGLAHARWVAGERLAALRKDLTALTAL
- the deoC gene encoding deoxyribose-phosphate aldolase; its protein translation is MKAFTPGSTLTVQDVADLVDHALLKPELTPSEVAEVTKALAAQRIWSVCVRPSDVALARETIAAVEGSPTRVCTVIGFPHGTTSTAAKVAEARQALADGATELDMVLNIGRLRGGDVAAVRDDIAAVVEVGHEAGVIVKVIFETALLDEQQKIDACRASVDAGADFTKTSTGFAGGGATLPDVRLMRAHTPESMEVKASGGVRDIPTLLAMLAEGVTRIGTSSTQSLLAEAATAVDAGTLVVPEPGQDAAIPAPTGY
- a CDS encoding cupin domain-containing protein, which translates into the protein MTDPGRTPSPVTVNDHPAIVDVPGGKVIAEHVGRVATGDTAMSIAHMKAPPGWDEPAQTPAFDEVTLVISGSVVVEHDDGRVEVTAGQSVRTRAGQRVRYSVGPDGAEYVAICAPAFDPETVNREDAS